In Thermodesulfobium sp. 4217-1, a single genomic region encodes these proteins:
- the atpA gene encoding F0F1 ATP synthase subunit alpha encodes MKIRAEEITDVIKKQLSAVKAEPESALVGTIISVGDGVARIWGLKDAMMSELLEFPNDVYGIVFNLEEDSVGAIILGDDSKLNEGDTVKSTGRVISVPVGPELVGRVVDALGRPLDGKGPINSKKFRVIERVAPGVITRQSVNQSVQTGIKAIDGMIPIGRGQRELVIGDRQTGKTAICIDTILNQKDQDMICIYVAVGQKASTVATIIKTLEDNGSLDYTIVVVANASDAAALQYIAPFSGCSMGEEFMEQGKDALIIYDDLSKHAWAYRQVSLLLRRPPGREAYPGDVFYLHSRLLERAAKLNKNYGGGSLTALPIIETQAGDVTAYIPTNVISITDGQIYLEPELFYAGVRPAVNVGLSVSRVGGAAQTKAMKQVAGRLRLELAQYRELAAFAQFASDLDASTRQVLTRGEKLVELLKQPQYLTFPLWKEVCSIFSGVRGFLDDLNTDDIQRFEKELLAYIEAHNQNIIESITKEKAISKETEEMLEKAIKDFKSLFAGGK; translated from the coding sequence TTGAAGATAAGGGCTGAAGAAATTACTGATGTAATAAAGAAACAGCTTTCAGCTGTTAAAGCCGAACCAGAATCAGCACTGGTGGGCACAATAATATCTGTTGGTGACGGAGTTGCAAGGATTTGGGGTTTGAAAGATGCAATGATGTCCGAGCTTTTGGAATTTCCAAATGATGTTTATGGAATCGTATTCAACCTTGAAGAGGATTCAGTTGGTGCAATTATTTTGGGTGATGACTCCAAATTAAATGAGGGTGATACCGTTAAGTCGACTGGTAGAGTTATATCTGTTCCAGTTGGGCCAGAGTTGGTAGGTAGAGTGGTAGATGCCTTAGGAAGACCTCTTGATGGCAAGGGTCCCATAAATTCAAAAAAATTCAGGGTGATTGAGAGGGTGGCTCCTGGTGTAATTACCAGACAGTCAGTTAATCAGTCTGTACAGACAGGGATTAAGGCTATCGACGGTATGATTCCTATTGGAAGAGGCCAGAGAGAGCTGGTAATTGGCGATAGACAGACTGGTAAAACGGCAATTTGTATAGACACAATTCTCAATCAAAAAGATCAAGACATGATATGTATTTATGTGGCTGTTGGCCAAAAAGCCTCAACTGTTGCAACAATCATTAAAACACTTGAGGATAACGGTTCATTGGATTACACAATTGTCGTAGTAGCTAATGCTTCTGACGCTGCTGCTCTTCAGTATATTGCTCCATTTAGCGGTTGTTCTATGGGTGAAGAATTTATGGAACAGGGCAAAGATGCTCTAATAATTTATGACGACCTTTCAAAACATGCATGGGCTTATAGACAGGTTTCACTTCTTCTCAGAAGACCTCCTGGCCGTGAGGCATATCCTGGCGATGTTTTCTATTTGCACTCCAGGCTTCTTGAAAGGGCAGCAAAACTTAACAAGAATTATGGTGGAGGAAGCTTAACTGCTTTGCCTATTATTGAAACTCAGGCGGGCGACGTAACAGCATATATTCCTACAAACGTAATTTCTATTACGGATGGACAGATATATTTGGAGCCAGAACTCTTTTATGCGGGCGTAAGACCTGCTGTAAACGTTGGTCTTTCTGTATCTCGTGTAGGCGGTGCTGCTCAAACTAAAGCTATGAAACAGGTTGCGGGCAGATTGAGATTAGAATTGGCACAATATCGTGAGTTAGCTGCTTTTGCTCAGTTCGCATCAGACCTTGACGCATCTACAAGACAGGTTTTAACTCGTGGTGAGAAGTTGGTAGAGCTCTTAAAACAGCCTCAATATTTAACTTTCCCACTATGGAAAGAGGTTTGTTCGATATTTTCTGGCGTAAGAGGATTTTTGGATGATTTGAACACCGATGACATTCAAAGATTTGAAAAAGAGCTTCTTGCTTATATTGAGGCTCACAACCAGAACATTATCGAATCAATAACCAAAGAAAAAGCAATATCAAAAGAGACTGAAGAAATGCTTGAAAAAGCTATAAAAGATTTCAAGTCTCTTTTTGCGGGCGGTAAGTAA
- the atpG gene encoding ATP synthase F1 subunit gamma, producing the protein MRPNDVKRKIKAVQNIQKITKAMKSVAAVKARKAEERVRKVKDYSREMFELTKRLSTEIAGFQHPLLEKREIKTVGILVVTSDRGLCGSFNANILREGLKLYNKYKAEGKEVRLFAVGRKAKQFFERRFPVVIASFTKLPQPPTQAEASLIASEITKYFSDGTIDALKVLYYNYKSMAKYSIVEEDVLPLLNIQEKNEPKATYIFEPEEDVVASYLLERGLMAEILRVILETAASEQAARMTAMSQASENAQDLIKQLTLAFNKARQAIITRELSEIIGTTTALGS; encoded by the coding sequence ATGCGCCCTAATGACGTAAAGAGAAAGATTAAGGCTGTACAAAATATTCAAAAGATTACAAAGGCAATGAAATCTGTTGCTGCTGTTAAGGCAAGAAAGGCTGAAGAAAGAGTCAGGAAAGTCAAGGACTATTCTCGAGAGATGTTTGAACTCACGAAAAGACTTTCTACCGAAATTGCTGGTTTTCAACATCCATTATTAGAGAAAAGAGAAATCAAGACTGTAGGCATACTTGTTGTAACCTCTGATAGAGGTCTTTGCGGCTCTTTTAATGCAAATATCCTAAGAGAAGGTCTAAAGCTTTATAACAAATATAAAGCAGAGGGAAAAGAAGTTAGACTTTTTGCCGTTGGGAGAAAAGCTAAACAGTTCTTTGAGCGCAGATTTCCTGTAGTAATAGCAAGTTTCACAAAATTACCTCAACCTCCTACTCAGGCTGAAGCTTCTCTAATAGCATCAGAAATTACCAAGTATTTTTCTGATGGAACAATAGATGCGTTAAAAGTTCTTTATTACAATTACAAATCAATGGCTAAATATTCAATTGTTGAAGAGGATGTTTTGCCATTGTTAAACATTCAAGAGAAAAATGAACCAAAGGCAACATATATCTTTGAACCTGAAGAAGATGTTGTAGCTTCATATTTACTTGAAAGGGGCTTGATGGCTGAGATATTGAGGGTTATTCTTGAAACGGCCGCTTCAGAGCAGGCAGCAAGAATGACAGCTATGTCACAGGCCTCAGAGAACGCTCAAGATCTAATTAAGCAACTTACACTTGCCTTTAACAAGGCGCGTCAGGCAATAATTACCCGTGAGCTGAGTGAAATTATTGGAACCACTACAGCTCTCGGTTCTTAG